Below is a genomic region from Kribbella qitaiheensis.
CGCCTCACCCCGGCAGTTGCCGTTCGTGAGCGGTGACTTCACCGGCCGGGTCCGGGAGCTCGCCGACCTCACCGACTACCTGACCAGTGGCAGCGGCGTTCATGTGGTCGCTATCACCGGCATGGGCGGGATCGGCAAGACCACACTAGCCATCCATACGGCTCATAAACTCGCCGATCACTACAAGGACGGCCAGCTCTATCTAGATCTGCGCGGCTTCGGCATCGGTCCGCCTCTGGATCCACTGGACGCCCTGACCTACTTGCTGGAGGACCTGGGCGAGGCCCCTAGCGCAGACCTGGCTACTGCCGCGGGAAGACTCCGTACTGCGCTCGCCTCGCGCCGGCTGGTTCTTCTGCTCGACAACGCCTCCGACCAGGAGCAGGTCCGGCACCTTCTGCCCGGCATGGGCGGCTGTGCCGTCATCGTGACCAGCCGGCGGAGCCTGGCCGGGCTCGGCGGTCGCCGGTTCCACTTGGGTGAGCCGCCTCTGGAGGAGTCGGTGGCGATGCTCCGGCGTATCTCGGAGCGCCCGGACGCGCCGGAGGAGGAGTGTGCCGAGGTAGTGCGGCAGTGTGGCGGCCTGCCGCTGGCGATCCGGATGGCCGGAGCCAGGCTCGCGTCCCGTCCGGCCCTGGCCGGTCGCGCACCTCGCCGAGCGCCTCGCCGACGGCCGTCGCCGCCTGGACGAGCTGCAGCTCGACGACTCCGGCGTACGGGCGACGTTGGTGCTGTCCATCGAGCAACTGGCCGGCAGCGACGACCCAGTCGACGTGCAAGCGGTGACGATGTTCGCCCTGCTCGGTGTGTCCGACTGTGTGGACCTGACCTCGGCATTGGCGGCCGCGTTGTCCAACAGCCCGGAGCCAGAAGCAGTCGTCGTACTAGAGCGACTTGTGGACGTGCACCTGCTGAATACGCCGGGCCCTGGACGCTACCGGCTGCACGACCTGGTCCGGGTGGCTGCGCGCGAGCTGGCCGAGCAGATGCTGACCAAGGAAGACAGGGCCAAGGCAAGGGCCCGGTGGATCAAACGGCTCTCCGCTGTGGTCTGGAAGGCCAGCGAGTACTCCGGGCATGGAGTCACGCGGGAAGGCTGGCTCCAGAATGCCTGGCTCGAGGGCGCCGACGACTTGATCAGCCAGGAGGACGTGCTGCTCTGGCTCGACGTAGAGCGATCGAATCTGATCCCTACTCTCCAACAGGCAGTCGTCGATCAGCCGGACCTCGCAGTACAGCTCGCTGTCGGCATGAACGCGTACTACGCCCTCCGCCGCGCGTGGCTCGAATGGCTGCAGGCCAACGAGGCCGTACTACGGCTCGCCGCCGATGGCGACGACCGGATCGCCGAAGGACTCGTGCTGCACGACCTGGGTGCGGCGAACGCCGAGCTGGGCAACTACGACCAGGCGGCCGAACCCTTGCGCCGTGCAATCGATGCAGCCGAGGCCTCTGGCGACGGGAACCTGCAGGCACTCTGCCTGAGCAGTCTCAGCCACGTCCTTGAACGAACGGGCCGGATAGCGGCCGGCATCCCGTACGCCGAGCGCGCTCGCGAGATCGGGTTGCGACTGGGGATTCCGCCGCGAGCCGCCTGGGCGTGCCTGGCGCTCGGCATGCTCTATCTGAAGACAGGCGCCACTGAGGACGCCCGACGCCTGTTCAACGAGGCGCTGGAACTCCTGGTCGAGCCCGGGCAGGAACGGTTCCGCGGCATGGTCGCGCAGAACATCGGCGTCGCCTACCGCGAGGCTGGGCAGTACGACGTCGCCACCGAGGCCCTGCAGGAGTGCCTCGAGCTCTACCGCACAGCAGGCGCTGCAATCTCTCAGGCAGAGGCGCTGAACGAGCTGGGCAAGCTATGCCTGGCGCAGGGCCGTCATGTCGAGGCAGTCGAGTACCAGAGTGAGGGCCTGGCGATCGCCGGCCAACACGGTGACTGGCTCTGTGAGGCGGACATCCGCCAAAGCCTCGGTGAGGTTCGCCGCGCACAGGGGTTGCTTCCGGAAGCCCGCCGCGAATGGCGCATCGCTCTGTCCATCCACGAGCAACACAACACCCAGGCCGCTTCCCCACTGCGTGAACTGCTCAACTCAGCCTGACTGCAGTTGTTGCCGTAGGACTGGAAGGAACGGCCGGTCGGGCACCAGCCAGTCGAGAGCGTCCAGCTCGTCCGGGCCGACCCATCGGATCTCGGCGTGTTCATGCAGAACCGGGTCGCCCGCGAGCAGCTCAGCGAAGTACACGCGCAACAAGTACTTCTCACCGATCGGCTCCTCCAAGCCGAACGATTTCCCCACCGACACCTGCAGGCCGAGCTCTTCCTCGAGCTCTCGCTGCCCTGCCGCCTCGTCCGTCTCCCCCACCTCGACCTTGCCGCCGGGGAACTCCCACCCACCGTCGGGTCCGCCGCGGCGGGCGACCAGTACCTGTCCGGTCCGGAGCACCGCGACGCCGATCACGATCTGCCTGTCACCCATGCCACCGCCCATGGTTGAGCACTGTGCCAGACAGAAACTGTCGGCGTCGCGAGGGATGATGCCGACATGCCGTTGCAGAACAGGGTGTTGCCTACCCAGGAGATCGTCGCCGAGCCCGGCCCGCGGTCTGCTGATGGGCAACCGCGGTTCACTGCACAGCGTCGACCGGCAGCTAGGGACGACGCGCTGGCGATCGAAGGCCTGGATCTGCTGTGTGCTCGATTGGAAGGGCGTGCAACGCGACCCGATGCCACCTGGACGATGGACCGCACTGTTCTTCTTCGATGAAGCCGTCGCACTTGCCGCCGGCCACCGTCCCTGCGCCTACTGCCGACGTCGCGACTTCCTCCTGTACGCCGGTGCGTGGGCCGCCGGGCGTGGTCTGGCCGCGCGCCCGCGCGCCGCCGAGATGGACGCCCAACTCCATCTGGAACGTGTCGAACCACGCACCCGGCACCAGCGCACCACAGTCGCCGAACTGGCCGATCTGCCCGACGGCGCGATGATCAGGTACGACGGATCGCCGACACTCGTGCTCGGCGGGAAGCTGCTCCGATGGTCCTGGCAGGGGTACGCCGCAGCCTCAGAAGTGCCCGGTCACCGCGAGGTCGAAGTACTGACCCCACCCGCGAATCTCGTTGTGCTGAAGGCCGGATTCACTCCATTACTCCACCTGTCGGCCATCGGCAACTGAGGTAAACCTAAGTAGAAACACGCCGTACCGATAGGTCTTCCGTTGTGCGCCGAGCAGGGGCAAAGTGTGCCCATACTTACAGCGACAAAACCATCACTGGAGTCGGTATGGGCGATGGCAACAGCACTGTGGCAGCAGTGCAGCGTGCTCTAGAGGTGCTGCACACCACAGTCGGAAAGCTCAGCCAGGAGTACGGTGACACCCTCGGCATTCGCCGGTTGGTGTCGGACGTGGCCAGGCTGAGTGACGACCTGGCAGAACTCGGCCCTCCCGACCCGCATCACAGACCCGGACCTGTTCCGGAGGAACTCGAGGAGATCCCCGACGTGGAATACGACGCGTCCATGTGGACCGACGCGGAGCACGAAGGCTTCGGCGCACCTGACCGGCGGGCCCCGTGACCGAGCGGAGCGAGGGCACAATCAAGGACAGCGGCTTTTCGGCATCTGAATCCTCCGCAGCGAAGCAAGGACGATTCTGATGGCGACGGGAGTGAGCGCGCCTGGGCGCGCGCAGATCAAGCAGAAGACACTGCGAACCGACCGTTGGTGGCTGGCGCCGCTGCGGATCGGCGCGATCCTGGGCTTCTTCGTCGTCTATGCGACGGTCCGGATCTTCATGAACAAGTACTATTGGGTCGACGCGTACCACTACCTCACCCCGTTGTACTCGCCGTGCGTGACCTCCTCGTGTGTCGAGGGTTCGAGTCACCTGGGGACCTGGTTCGGGGCGTTCCCCAAGGTCATCCCGTTCAGCATCATCACGTTCGTCGTCCTGGCCGGCTTCCGCGGTACTTGCTACTACTACCGCAAGGCCGGCTACCGCTCGCTCTTCTTCGCCCCGTCGGCCTGTGCCGTCCCGGAGCCGCACAAGAAGTACACGGGTGAGCGGAAGTTCCCGCTGGTCGCGCTGAACCTGCACCGCTACTTCTTCTACGGCGCG
It encodes:
- a CDS encoding tetratricopeptide repeat protein translates to MAACRWRSGWPEPGSRPVRPWPVAHLAERLADGRRRLDELQLDDSGVRATLVLSIEQLAGSDDPVDVQAVTMFALLGVSDCVDLTSALAAALSNSPEPEAVVVLERLVDVHLLNTPGPGRYRLHDLVRVAARELAEQMLTKEDRAKARARWIKRLSAVVWKASEYSGHGVTREGWLQNAWLEGADDLISQEDVLLWLDVERSNLIPTLQQAVVDQPDLAVQLAVGMNAYYALRRAWLEWLQANEAVLRLAADGDDRIAEGLVLHDLGAANAELGNYDQAAEPLRRAIDAAEASGDGNLQALCLSSLSHVLERTGRIAAGIPYAERAREIGLRLGIPPRAAWACLALGMLYLKTGATEDARRLFNEALELLVEPGQERFRGMVAQNIGVAYREAGQYDVATEALQECLELYRTAGAAISQAEALNELGKLCLAQGRHVEAVEYQSEGLAIAGQHGDWLCEADIRQSLGEVRRAQGLLPEARREWRIALSIHEQHNTQAASPLRELLNSA
- a CDS encoding (deoxy)nucleoside triphosphate pyrophosphohydrolase translates to MGDRQIVIGVAVLRTGQVLVARRGGPDGGWEFPGGKVEVGETDEAAGQRELEEELGLQVSVGKSFGLEEPIGEKYLLRVYFAELLAGDPVLHEHAEIRWVGPDELDALDWLVPDRPFLPVLRQQLQSG